In a genomic window of Paracoccaceae bacterium:
- a CDS encoding BMP family ABC transporter substrate-binding protein, with product MPISFLPRRTFLKATAAAVGTAALPKLTYAASHAPLTVGFIYVGPKDDFGYNQAHAEGAAAVKAMEGVTVVEEENVAETIDVQKSMESMINFDEAKLLFPTSFGYFNPHVLETAPKYPDIRFQHAAGLWSEGMPTNVGSYFGYIGMGQYLNGITAGHATKTKKIGFVAAKPIPQVLLNINSFLLGARQVDPEITCQVIFTGEWSLAVKEAEATNALADAGCDVITCHVDGPKVVMETAAGRDCFVCGYHADQSPLAPEKYLTGAEWNWAGVYTSMVKTVQEGGSIDNFVRGGLADGFIKMSPLGPSVSDASRAQFESTKADIMAGGFAAIRGPLLDNTGKVIAAEGAAFAEDDIALESMDYLVEGVIGSTS from the coding sequence ATGCCAATTTCATTTTTGCCTCGCCGGACCTTTCTTAAAGCAACCGCTGCGGCCGTAGGGACTGCAGCCCTGCCAAAACTCACATATGCCGCATCCCACGCACCACTGACCGTCGGTTTTATCTATGTCGGTCCGAAAGATGACTTTGGGTACAACCAAGCCCATGCCGAAGGTGCGGCCGCGGTAAAGGCCATGGAGGGCGTAACAGTGGTCGAAGAGGAAAACGTTGCCGAAACAATAGACGTCCAAAAATCAATGGAATCAATGATCAACTTCGATGAAGCGAAGCTGCTTTTTCCAACGTCGTTTGGGTATTTCAATCCGCATGTGCTTGAAACTGCGCCGAAATACCCAGATATACGCTTTCAACATGCCGCTGGCCTCTGGAGTGAAGGGATGCCCACGAACGTTGGATCTTATTTCGGATACATCGGCATGGGGCAGTATCTGAACGGGATCACGGCGGGTCATGCGACAAAGACAAAGAAGATCGGTTTTGTGGCGGCCAAACCGATCCCGCAGGTGCTGTTGAACATCAATTCCTTCCTGTTGGGCGCGCGGCAGGTTGATCCTGAAATCACCTGTCAGGTCATTTTCACCGGCGAATGGTCACTGGCAGTCAAAGAGGCTGAAGCCACGAATGCGTTGGCCGATGCGGGCTGTGATGTGATCACCTGTCATGTGGATGGGCCCAAGGTGGTGATGGAAACGGCCGCAGGACGCGATTGCTTTGTGTGCGGCTATCATGCCGATCAATCTCCGCTGGCACCGGAGAAATATCTCACCGGTGCGGAATGGAACTGGGCCGGGGTCTACACGAGCATGGTCAAAACCGTGCAGGAAGGCGGCTCAATTGACAATTTTGTACGCGGGGGATTGGCGGATGGCTTTATCAAGATGTCACCGCTTGGGCCTTCTGTGTCTGATGCATCGCGCGCGCAATTTGAGTCCACGAAAGCCGATATCATGGCAGGTGGTTTTGCTGCAATCCGTGGTCCTTTGCTGGACAACACGGGCAAGGTCATTGCAGCGGAAGGTGCAGCTTTTGCCGAAGATGATATCGCTTTGGAAAGCATGGATTACCTGGTCGAAGGTGTGATTGGCTCAACTTCCTGA
- a CDS encoding LysR family transcriptional regulator, giving the protein MTFDLIEAVVRAGSIRKAAEDTNLTASALNRRIQNFEQEFGWPIFERLPRGMRLNPAGEVLMQHIRLQRTDLARVQSQVADLSGERRGHISIACSQALLPYFLPEQIAIYRAAHPGVTFSVNVRDRAQAERDLASYSSDLALVFEPVHLVEFDVLHALPQTVHAVFRHDGPLAQKPMLRLRDCLTHRLVLPTRAYGVRHLLELGATRIGRTLTPTVETESFELIRHHVTQEDAVGFQIPIGLNPQKQGAIAHRPLAERDVPSGQLLLGQMKGRALPVASAKFGQQLVAALEKLAIR; this is encoded by the coding sequence ATGACGTTTGATTTGATTGAGGCCGTGGTGCGTGCGGGTTCTATTCGCAAGGCCGCGGAGGACACAAATCTGACCGCATCTGCTCTCAATCGCCGTATCCAGAATTTCGAGCAAGAATTCGGGTGGCCCATCTTTGAGCGTCTGCCGCGTGGCATGCGCCTTAATCCGGCGGGTGAAGTACTTATGCAGCATATTCGCTTGCAACGCACCGATCTGGCCCGCGTCCAGTCACAGGTTGCTGATTTGTCGGGCGAGCGGCGCGGGCACATCTCGATTGCCTGCTCGCAGGCTCTGCTGCCCTATTTTCTGCCTGAACAGATTGCGATTTACCGCGCAGCACATCCTGGGGTGACTTTTTCGGTGAATGTGCGGGATCGTGCGCAAGCAGAGCGAGATCTGGCGTCCTACAGCAGTGATCTGGCGCTGGTCTTTGAGCCGGTGCACCTCGTGGAATTCGATGTGCTTCATGCTCTGCCGCAAACGGTTCACGCCGTTTTCCGGCATGATGGGCCGCTTGCGCAAAAACCAATGCTGAGGTTGCGGGATTGCCTTACACACAGGCTGGTCTTGCCCACACGCGCCTATGGGGTGCGGCATTTGCTGGAGCTGGGGGCTACCCGGATCGGACGCACTCTGACCCCAACGGTGGAAACGGAATCCTTCGAACTCATACGTCATCATGTCACGCAAGAAGATGCCGTAGGATTTCAGATCCCAATTGGCTTGAATCCGCAGAAACAAGGTGCCATCGCGCATCGTCCACTGGCTGAGCGTGACGTGCCATCAGGTCAATTGTTGCTTGGTCAGATGAAAGGACGTGCTTTGCCCGTTGCCTCGGCCAAATTTGGCCAGCAGCTTGTTGCTGCGCTTGAAAAGCTGGCGATCAGGTAA
- a CDS encoding ABC transporter permease — protein sequence MDQNAIRAAHTVSQTPLGLATWVRRAEAIVLPFGALLVGFAVFSIFLLFQGKAPSEFFSLVYRGGFGTAFSWQNTLSRAAPLLLAALCVALPARLGLVVIGGEGAIVLGGVAAGATGVALSGMPAGLAMPIIMFIAMMVGAIWIGAVGALRHFRGVNETISSLLMAYIAIALMNHLVEGPLRDPASLNKPSTAPLQEALRVGNISGWDVHWGLVFGVICCVLAWVLMEKTTWGFAARIAGGNIRAAQVQGLPVGWLVVGFTALGGAIAGLAGFFEVAAVHGSANASLAGGYGYTGILIAFLARHNPLAIIPVAILLAGFEASSGLVQRRMDLPDATILVLQGFVFMSILISETLYGRFKIFAPERWRAA from the coding sequence ATGGACCAGAATGCGATACGCGCCGCGCACACGGTGTCACAGACCCCTCTCGGGTTGGCGACCTGGGTGCGGCGTGCTGAGGCAATTGTCCTTCCGTTCGGTGCCCTGTTGGTCGGGTTTGCGGTCTTCAGCATTTTCCTGCTGTTTCAGGGCAAGGCCCCGTCTGAGTTCTTTTCGCTGGTGTATCGCGGTGGTTTTGGCACCGCGTTTTCTTGGCAAAACACCCTCTCACGCGCAGCGCCACTGTTGCTAGCGGCACTATGTGTCGCATTGCCCGCGCGCCTAGGGCTGGTGGTGATTGGCGGTGAAGGCGCGATCGTTCTGGGAGGGGTAGCGGCAGGTGCGACCGGGGTTGCGCTTAGTGGCATGCCAGCGGGATTGGCGATGCCGATAATAATGTTCATTGCAATGATGGTCGGTGCAATTTGGATTGGCGCGGTCGGAGCTCTACGCCACTTTCGTGGCGTAAACGAAACGATTTCAAGCCTCCTGATGGCCTATATCGCAATCGCTCTGATGAACCATCTTGTCGAAGGCCCGTTGCGCGATCCTGCAAGCCTGAACAAACCCTCCACCGCCCCGCTGCAGGAAGCGCTGCGGGTTGGTAATATCTCCGGGTGGGATGTGCATTGGGGGCTGGTTTTTGGTGTGATCTGTTGTGTGCTCGCGTGGGTTTTGATGGAAAAAACCACTTGGGGTTTTGCCGCACGCATTGCCGGTGGAAATATCCGTGCAGCTCAGGTCCAGGGCCTGCCCGTCGGATGGCTGGTGGTAGGGTTCACGGCGCTCGGCGGAGCAATCGCAGGGCTGGCCGGTTTCTTTGAGGTTGCCGCCGTGCATGGATCTGCAAACGCAAGTTTGGCCGGCGGCTATGGCTATACGGGCATTCTGATTGCTTTCCTGGCGCGACACAATCCGCTGGCGATCATTCCTGTCGCCATCCTGCTGGCTGGTTTTGAGGCGTCTTCGGGTCTTGTTCAACGCCGGATGGACTTGCCGGATGCCACAATACTTGTGTTGCAAGGCTTTGTGTTCATGTCGATTTTGATTTCCGAAACTCTCTATGGACGTTTCAAAATCTTTGCGCCGGAACGTTGGAGGGCGGCTTGA
- a CDS encoding ABC transporter permease, translating into MDGDLGLWVIPLAIIGGAIRVSTPFLFVSLGEVLTERSGRINLGLEGTLVFGAMSGYALAYLTGSPWIGVAAAALCGAIFGLLHGVICSLPKVNDIAVGIAMMILGMGLAFYFGKPFVQPVAPDLPAISFGWWSDVTQIRAALQVNVLFLIGAVLAFVIWWMLRATKIGLVLRVVGDSTDAARAMGLRPNLIRALATAVGGAFAGVGGAYLSLYYPGSWNEGISSGQGLMAVALVIFARWNPIACFGAALLFGGAGALGPTLQSVGISEGYYLFFAAPYVLTLGVLIATSSPTRAMTGAPGELSITK; encoded by the coding sequence ATGGACGGTGATCTGGGTCTTTGGGTGATCCCGCTGGCGATCATCGGCGGGGCGATCCGTGTTTCAACTCCTTTCCTGTTTGTCAGCCTCGGCGAGGTGCTGACGGAGCGCTCAGGACGTATCAATCTGGGACTTGAAGGTACGCTCGTGTTTGGGGCCATGTCCGGTTATGCGCTAGCCTATCTTACCGGATCGCCGTGGATTGGTGTCGCGGCGGCGGCATTATGCGGTGCGATCTTTGGCCTGCTGCATGGGGTGATCTGTTCGTTGCCAAAGGTGAACGATATCGCTGTCGGCATTGCAATGATGATCCTCGGCATGGGGTTGGCTTTTTATTTCGGCAAACCTTTTGTGCAACCCGTGGCCCCGGATTTGCCTGCCATCAGTTTTGGCTGGTGGTCGGATGTGACGCAAATCAGAGCTGCACTGCAGGTCAATGTCCTGTTTCTGATCGGTGCTGTGCTGGCTTTTGTGATCTGGTGGATGCTGCGTGCAACAAAAATCGGGCTGGTCCTGCGTGTGGTGGGAGACAGCACGGATGCCGCCCGCGCGATGGGGTTGCGACCGAACCTGATCCGTGCGCTGGCCACGGCTGTCGGCGGGGCTTTTGCCGGAGTTGGAGGCGCGTATCTGTCGCTCTATTACCCAGGGAGCTGGAATGAGGGGATTTCCTCCGGGCAGGGCCTGATGGCAGTTGCCTTGGTCATCTTTGCCCGCTGGAACCCGATTGCCTGCTTTGGCGCAGCGCTGCTCTTTGGCGGTGCCGGTGCGCTTGGCCCAACGCTGCAGTCGGTAGGTATTTCCGAGGGCTACTACTTGTTTTTCGCAGCACCCTACGTGCTCACG